GTCCGGTGCGCCGAGTGGGTGATGTGGTTTTTGCAGGGCTGGCCAGAGTCTCAGGTGTCAGCATTCTCGCGACGCTCGCTCTCGTCGCCGCGTTCTTGATAATTCAAGCAACCCCGGCTTTTTATGCCGATGATCTATATGCCGCACCAGATGGATTCTGGGCTTATGTTGCTCCTTACGTCTTTGGCACCGTCTACGGTTCGGCTATTGCACTGGTAATTGCAACTCCGCTAGCGATCGGCATCGCGCTATTCATTTCGCACTATGCCAATCGCAAAATCGCCCAGACCCTTGGTTATCTCATTGATCTGCTTGCGGCTATCCCATCGGTGGTTTATGGCCTTTGGGGCATCCAGGTACTGGCTCCATTTCTCAACCCGAGCTACTCCTGGCTGAATGAAAACCTCGGATGGATCCCCCTCTTCGGCGGCCAGCTCTCCGCCACAGGAAGAACCATGCTCACCGTTGGCATCGTGCTTGCGATCATGATCTTGCCAATCATGGCGGCCCTGATTCGCGAGGTTTTCTTGCAAACTCCAAGACTCAACGAGGAGGCTGCCCTGGCCCTCGGTGCCACCAAGTGGGAGATGATTCGCTTGGCTGTAATCCCATTTGGCCGACCAGGCATTGTTTCGGCTGCCATGCTCGGACTTGGTCGCGCCCTTGGCGAGACCATGGCGGTGGCGTTGGTGCTCTCCCCCTCGGCAGTGATCTCGTTTGCGCTACTAACTTCTACAAATCCAAACACCATCGCAGCCAACATTGCTCTGCAGTTCCCTGAGGCCGGCGGTAGCTACGTGAACCTCTTGATTGCAACCGGTTTGGTGCTCTTCGCAATCACCCTGCTGGTTAACTCGATTGCCCGCGGCATTCTTGCTAGAAGTGCGGTTGGGGGTGGCAAATGAGCATTGAATTTGCACGTCCTGCCTCGCTGAGCATGAAGGGCTCGCTACCGAGGCTCTTCAACCCACTGCTTGGAATTGCCTCGATCGCGGCAGGGTTTTTCACGGCTTTCGCTACCGCCAGCGAATCCGGTCCTGGCCTGGTCCCTGGCGCTCTGGTCGCGGCGTTCGGATTTGTGTCTATCTCGGTCTTGGTGTCCCGGCTGATCGAGGGCAAGCGCAAGGCAACCGATCGTTTGGTTACCTCTTTAGTAACCGGGGCATTTCTGCTCGCACTCGTGCCCTTGATTTCACTGGTTGCAACCGTCTTGACTCTGGGCTCCAAACGTTTTGATCTCGAGTTCTTCACCTATTCGATGAGAAACATCTTGGGCGAGGGCGGTGGCGCAATTCACGCAATTGTTGGCACCTTGGAGATCACCGCACTGGCGACTTTGTTCTCAGTTCCGATTGGCATCATGACCGCGATTTATCTGATTGAGTACGGTCGTGGCAAGCTCGCAAAGGCAGTCACATTCCTAGTGGATGTCATGACCGGTATCCCATCGATCGTGGCTGGCTTGTTTGCCTATGCGGTGTTTGCTTTGATCTTTGGCCCAGGTGTCCGAATGGGAATCGCAGGCTCAGTAGCACTTTCGGTCTTGATGATCCCGGTAGTTATTCGATCGACCGAAGAGATGCTGAAGATTGTTCCGAACGAATTGCGTGAGGCATCACTTGCACTGGGTGTCCCAAAGTGGCTAACGGTTGTAAAGGTCGTGTTGCCGACCGCAATCGGAGGCATCGTCACAGGAGGCATGATTGCCATTGCACGTGTCATCGGTGAGACCGCACCGCTTCTGCTGGTGGCTGGATTTACGTCCTCGATGAACTACGACCCCACCGATGGTCGAATGATGACGCTTCCAGTATTCGTCTACACCTCCTACGCAAACGTTGGAACCAACTTCCAGGCCTACATCGATAGAGCTTGGGCTGGTGCGCTGACACTGATGTTGATAGTGATGATCCTCAACCTGGGAGCAAGGTTGGTTTCGAAGTTTTTTGCTCCTAAGAAAGGCTAGAAATGGCAAAGCACCTTGAACTTCAAGACCTAAACGTCTACTACGGCAACTTTCTAGCCGTCGAAGGTGTGAGCATGGAGATTGAACCTCGTTCCATCACTGCCTTCATCGGTCCATCAGGTTGCGGTAAGTCGACATTGCTGCGCACCATCAATCGCATGCACGAGGTTATCCCTGGCGCTCGCGTTGAGGGCAAGTTGCTTGTTGATGGCGAAGATCTCTACGGTCCCGACATCGACCCGGTAATGGTTCGTCGTCATGTCGGAATGGTATTTCAAAGACCTAACCCGTTTCCCACTCTCTCAATTCGGGACAACGTGCTTGCTGGCTACAAGCTCAATAACTCCAAAATGACAAAATCCGAAGCCGACGACCTGGTGGAAAAATCACTGGTTGGTGCGAACCTATGGAATGAGGTCAAAGACCGCCTAGACAAGCCGGGTGCAGGACTTTCGGGTGGTCAGCAACAGCGACTTTGCATCGCCAGGGCGATCGCGGTTGAACCGAGCGTGCTTTTGATGGATGAACCAACCAGCGCGCTGGATCCAATCTCCACCCAAGCAATTGAAGACCTGGCCTTTGAGCTCAAGGAGCGCTTCACGGTTGTGATCGTTACACACAACATGCAGCAGGCGGCTCGAATCTCCGACATGACTGCATTTTTCAACATTGCCGGTTCTGGACAGCCCGGAAAGTTGATCGAGTACGACAAGACCGACAAGATTTTCTCTAACCCTTCCGTGCAGCAGACTGAGGACTACGTCTCCGGGCGCTTCGGCTAGAAACAAAAACTTCCATCTCATGGTTTAGTTAGCCATGATCGAAAACGTCACCGCGGACCTGCCTGAGCTATATGCCGGGGACGGGAAGCCGGCCCGAGTTTTGGTCACCGGAGCCACAGGCTACATTGGCGGACGATTGATTCGAGAGCTACTCGCTCATAACTACCGGGTAAGAGTTCTGGTTCGTAACGCCGACAAACTTCGAGACTACCCCTGGGTGCACCAGGTTGAGATCACAGAGGGTGATGCCGCTAACCCCGAAGTGCTGGATAAAGCGCTGCAAAACATCAACGTGGCCTACTACCTTTTGCACGCGCTGAACTCACCAAAAAACTTTGAACAAGAAGAAGCAGATCTAGCAACCAAGTTCGCTACCGCAGCCAAAGCTAATCAGGTGGAACGAATTGTTTACCTCGGCGGAATGACCTCGAGTGATGACCAACTCTCACCGCACATGGCTGCCAGAACCGAGACCGGAGAGATTCTAAGACGCAGTGGTGTTCCCACCATTGAACTTCGCGCCGGGGTGGTAATTGGTTCAGGGTCTGCTTCTTTTGAGATGCTGCGTCACCTCACGGAGCGTTTACCAATCATGGTCACACCAAAGTGGCTGAAGAATCGCATCCAACCAATTGCCATCAGAGATGTCCTTAGATACCTGGTCGGCTCGGCCACCATCGACAAATCGGTAAAC
The genomic region above belongs to Aquiluna sp. KACHI24 and contains:
- the pstC gene encoding phosphate ABC transporter permease subunit PstC translates to MTQRPVRRVGDVVFAGLARVSGVSILATLALVAAFLIIQATPAFYADDLYAAPDGFWAYVAPYVFGTVYGSAIALVIATPLAIGIALFISHYANRKIAQTLGYLIDLLAAIPSVVYGLWGIQVLAPFLNPSYSWLNENLGWIPLFGGQLSATGRTMLTVGIVLAIMILPIMAALIREVFLQTPRLNEEAALALGATKWEMIRLAVIPFGRPGIVSAAMLGLGRALGETMAVALVLSPSAVISFALLTSTNPNTIAANIALQFPEAGGSYVNLLIATGLVLFAITLLVNSIARGILARSAVGGGK
- the pstA gene encoding phosphate ABC transporter permease PstA, which codes for MSIEFARPASLSMKGSLPRLFNPLLGIASIAAGFFTAFATASESGPGLVPGALVAAFGFVSISVLVSRLIEGKRKATDRLVTSLVTGAFLLALVPLISLVATVLTLGSKRFDLEFFTYSMRNILGEGGGAIHAIVGTLEITALATLFSVPIGIMTAIYLIEYGRGKLAKAVTFLVDVMTGIPSIVAGLFAYAVFALIFGPGVRMGIAGSVALSVLMIPVVIRSTEEMLKIVPNELREASLALGVPKWLTVVKVVLPTAIGGIVTGGMIAIARVIGETAPLLLVAGFTSSMNYDPTDGRMMTLPVFVYTSYANVGTNFQAYIDRAWAGALTLMLIVMILNLGARLVSKFFAPKKG
- the pstB gene encoding phosphate ABC transporter ATP-binding protein PstB; its protein translation is MAKHLELQDLNVYYGNFLAVEGVSMEIEPRSITAFIGPSGCGKSTLLRTINRMHEVIPGARVEGKLLVDGEDLYGPDIDPVMVRRHVGMVFQRPNPFPTLSIRDNVLAGYKLNNSKMTKSEADDLVEKSLVGANLWNEVKDRLDKPGAGLSGGQQQRLCIARAIAVEPSVLLMDEPTSALDPISTQAIEDLAFELKERFTVVIVTHNMQQAARISDMTAFFNIAGSGQPGKLIEYDKTDKIFSNPSVQQTEDYVSGRFG